The following proteins are encoded in a genomic region of Glycine max cultivar Williams 82 chromosome 18, Glycine_max_v4.0, whole genome shotgun sequence:
- the LOC100793523 gene encoding putative rapid alkalinization factor precursor — translation MSQPRFISMISLCLTLFLFHTCTGLPFVDLNFHEVDVMTKRVCTKSIGECLSLTEPEMDSETNRRVLAMQKKYISYDTLKRDMVPCDRAGASYYNCHAIRANPYNRGCEVITACARGQDIKT, via the coding sequence ATGTCCCAACCCAGATTCATTTCCATGATCTCCCTCTGTCTGACCCTTTTTCTGTTCCACACTTGCACTGGCCTACCATTTGTGGACCTCAATTTCCATGAAGTGGATGTTATGACCAAAAGGGTTTGCACCAAGAGCATTGGGGAGTGCTTGAGCTTGACAGAGCCGGAGATGGATTCGGAGACCAACAGAAGAGTTCTGGCAATGCAGAAAAAGTACATTAGCTATGACACACTCAAGAGAGACATGGTTCCCTGTGATAGGGCTGGAGCTTCTTACTACAATTGTCATGCAATACGAGCAAATCCTTATAATAGAGGCTGTGAGGTAATTACTGCTTGTGCAAGAGGTCAAGACATCAAAACTTGA